The Synechococcus sp. M16.1 genome includes the window GGATCAAGCCCGGCCCGGCGCAACTCGGCGGCGATCAGCTCGAGCCGTTGGCGGGGCTCGGAGGCCTCCGCCGCAGAGAAGGGGAACTGTTCGAGGATCCGGTGCAGGCAGTCCCCGGCCCCGGCCCCACGCGGAAAGGCCGCCAGCGGCCCCGTCTCGGACCATGCCAGTTCTGTCGCGGCCAAGATCGATTCCTCGGCGCCGGGATCGCGATCACGACCCTGTTCATGCAGCTGAACGTCGTCGGATGAGGCAATCCAGGCCGAATAACTGGCCCGGCCCCAACTCCGGTCGATCCGCTTGGGGATGGAACCAAGGGCCAACGGCTCGGCCCGCAGCGGAGACCGCCAACGCTTGCCGCTGGGCTGGCTCTGGGCCAGGCCAGCGATGCTGATCGGAACCTGCCGCTCCGCCAGGGCTTGGCTCAGCCGCTCATCGGTGAGGCTATCGATCGCATCGCCAGCGGCCTCAGCACCGAACAACCAGGCGGGCAGGGGGGAATCCTCCTGGCCATTGGCCCTGGCCCAGATCAGAACCAACTGGGATTGGGCTCGGGTCATCGCCACATAGGCCAGCCGCTCGGCCTCGGCCGCAGCCTCCCCCTGCGCCTGTTGCGCCGCCTGCCAGCCCTCCCCCCAATGGACATCCACCCGCACCAGGCACTCTCCGGAGCGGGGGTCACGCCAGAGCGGACCGGACACGGCGGGGGGGGACTGCCAGAGGTAGGGGCAGATCACCACCGGATATTCCAGACCCTTGCTGCGGTGGACGGTGACCACGGCGATGGCGCTGTCGGCCTGATCGCTGTGGGGCTGACGAGCCTCAGGCACCGGCTGGCTGGGGTGCAACCGCTCCCTCCGCAACCAATCCGCAGCGGTGGCCACATCAAGCCCCTGGCGGTGCATCGCCTCCTGCACCAGCCGTGCCGCCTGCTGCAGATCCCCCAGCATCCGGCCCCGTTCCGACAGCCCCGCCATCTGTTCGCCCTTGAGCAGATCGGCCAGCGCCCCGAGCAGGCCCAACCGCGGCATCGCCTCAGCCAAACCGCGCAACTGCAGCGCCAGCTGATCCAACAGGGCCGGCTCCAGGGCATCGGGCGCGATGGTCATCAGTCCCGAGCAGGCCAGCAGACGCAAGCGAGCGTCATCGCCCGGTTCCGCCAGGGCATCGAGGAACCACTGCAACAGCAGGGCAGCTTCACTGTCGAGCACATCCCCCTGAGTCACCAGGCGGGTGGGGAGTCCGCAGACCCCAAGGGCGCGGCGCAGGTCTTCGGCCTGTTGATGACGACTCACCAGCACGCAGAGATCTTCGGGGGTGAGGTCGTCCCGTTGCTGCAGTTGCTCCAGCACCATCGCGGCGAGCCGCTGGGGCAGCTCTGCTTCCAGGGCACTGCGGCTGGAGGGCGCCTCGGTGGAGAGCAGCAGCAGTTGCAACGCCGGGGCATCCTGCGGTGGGGTGGCGGAGCTGCGGGGCTGCACCGCGGGCACAGGCAGTTCAGATCGAAGGAGACCCGGAGCCATCAAGCGGTTCAACCCCTCCATCAGCGGTGCCGTTGTGCGGAAGTTGTCGAGCAGGTGATCGATCCGCTCCACCTGATCCCGCGCTGCCATGTAGGTGGCCAGATCACCACCCCGGAACCGGTAGATCGCCTGCTTGGGATCCCCCACCATCAGCAGCAGGTGGCGTTCACCACCACCGAAGGCCCGCTGCAGCAGGCGCCACTGCACAGGGTCGGTGTCCTGAAACTCATCCACCATCACCGCCCGGTAGCGCTGTTGCAGCGGGGCAAGCCAGGCAACGTCGCCATCACCGGGGTCCATGGCGGCCAACAAACCGCCAAAGGTGATCACCCCGCGGCGTCGACGGCGGCGGTCCAGCTCCTGCAAACCCCGTTCCAGCAGGTACTGCCAGGTGCGCTCAATCGGTGCATCCCAGAGCGCCGCAACAGCGGCCTGCAAGGCCGGCGTCACCAGGCTGGGGTCGGTCTCACCGCACTTGCGCGCGACCTTGCACCAACTGCCGGGATGGAAGTACTCCTTCAACGGCTTCTCATGGGCGGCAATCTCCAGCAGTGACGGCACTGCGGTCTGCCCATGCAGCCACTGGTTGATCTGGGCGCAGCGATCGCTCTTGGGCTTGGCCGAATAAGGGGTGGTGGTTCCACAGCCCTGGGCTTTCCACTGCTCGGCCCCCTGACGGAACCCGGCATCCAGGGCGGCATGGTCCCGCTGCCAGAGCGGCACGAAGTCGTCCCAGAGCTGCGCCAGCCAGTGCTCCAGCTGTGGGGCGAGGGGCTGGTCGAGATCGATCGCCCCATCAAAGGCCCTGAACCGCGGCTGCTGTTCGCCATCGAGTTGCGCCAACCCCCTGCGCAGGGACTGGGGCGAGAGGCCGCGTTGACGCAACGCCTTGAACTGATCCGGCGGCAGGTTGAGCAGCTCCTGTTGCCACAGGTCCTGAACCACCTCGGCCTGGAGCGCGGTGGCGTCGGTGTCCAGCTGAGGCTCCATGGCCGCAGCGTTGCTGAGGGCCAGACGGCGCAGACTGCGGCGGCAGAAGCCGTGGATGGTGGTGATGTCGGCCCGGTCCAACTGCTCCAGGGCCACCAGCAAGCGCCGAATCCACCGCTGACGCGCCTCCCCTGGTTCGGAACCCGACAGCCAGTCCGCCAGGACGGGGTCTGGAGCGGAAGCCTCCATCCCCTGCTCCAGCTGCTCGAGACCCTGCAACGCCTGTTGCAGCCGCTGGCCGATGCGGGAGCGCAGCTCTTCGGCCGCCGCATCGGTGAAGGTCACCACCAACAACGCTTCGAGGGCGTGGTCGGCCTCCGTGATCAGCCGCAGGCAGAGATGCGCCAGAGCAAAGGTTTTGCCGGTGCCAGCGCTGGCCTCAAGCAGGCGGACCCCAGGGCCGAGGGGGTAGGTGTTCGCATCGAAGCGCTGGGCCATGGATGGAGTCTGCTCAACTTCGGCCTCAAAACCAGTGTTAACTTCCATAAAGCAGCCGGCGAAAGCTGCGAACTGGACTGGGTGTTGTCACACCCCAGAACAGAAGACGACCTGAGCGGGGGCCTGAAGAACCCTCGTTTTTTTTATGGGCTTGTGAACGGATGCAACCCAACCCTTGAGAGAACAGGGGCTTGTGCGGGTGCGGGGCCATCAGACCAACACGTTGGTGAAAGCCAACGGCCTGTTGTGTCCCCCGAACGTCGTCAGAAATTGGCCCAGCTGCTGGTGCGCAAAGCCGCCGCTGTTGAAAGCATCAACCAGGAACATCGGGCCTACTTCTTCCGCCGTCAGGCCGGCGAGCCCATGGTGATTTCCAACGAACGCATGCGCGAAATGCTCGACGAGCTGTTCGACTAACGCAGCTGGGCCAGAAGGGGG containing:
- a CDS encoding UvrD-helicase domain-containing protein — encoded protein: MEVNTGFEAEVEQTPSMAQRFDANTYPLGPGVRLLEASAGTGKTFALAHLCLRLITEADHALEALLVVTFTDAAAEELRSRIGQRLQQALQGLEQLEQGMEASAPDPVLADWLSGSEPGEARQRWIRRLLVALEQLDRADITTIHGFCRRSLRRLALSNAAAMEPQLDTDATALQAEVVQDLWQQELLNLPPDQFKALRQRGLSPQSLRRGLAQLDGEQQPRFRAFDGAIDLDQPLAPQLEHWLAQLWDDFVPLWQRDHAALDAGFRQGAEQWKAQGCGTTTPYSAKPKSDRCAQINQWLHGQTAVPSLLEIAAHEKPLKEYFHPGSWCKVARKCGETDPSLVTPALQAAVAALWDAPIERTWQYLLERGLQELDRRRRRRGVITFGGLLAAMDPGDGDVAWLAPLQQRYRAVMVDEFQDTDPVQWRLLQRAFGGGERHLLLMVGDPKQAIYRFRGGDLATYMAARDQVERIDHLLDNFRTTAPLMEGLNRLMAPGLLRSELPVPAVQPRSSATPPQDAPALQLLLLSTEAPSSRSALEAELPQRLAAMVLEQLQQRDDLTPEDLCVLVSRHQQAEDLRRALGVCGLPTRLVTQGDVLDSEAALLLQWFLDALAEPGDDARLRLLACSGLMTIAPDALEPALLDQLALQLRGLAEAMPRLGLLGALADLLKGEQMAGLSERGRMLGDLQQAARLVQEAMHRQGLDVATAADWLRRERLHPSQPVPEARQPHSDQADSAIAVVTVHRSKGLEYPVVICPYLWQSPPAVSGPLWRDPRSGECLVRVDVHWGEGWQAAQQAQGEAAAEAERLAYVAMTRAQSQLVLIWARANGQEDSPLPAWLFGAEAAGDAIDSLTDERLSQALAERQVPISIAGLAQSQPSGKRWRSPLRAEPLALGSIPKRIDRSWGRASYSAWIASSDDVQLHEQGRDRDPGAEESILAATELAWSETGPLAAFPRGAGAGDCLHRILEQFPFSAAEASEPRQRLELIAAELRRAGLDPDLQNDVLSGLEQVLQTPLGGPLGALSLDRLGPHQRLPELSFDLPVQHVRTADLVAAFGCDAEARFGRTYSPALASLSINSRGFLTGSIDLVFQDPQHQRWWVLDWKSNWIGERRTGAEPGLCGPHHYSQEAMEEQMLHHHYPLQAHLYLVALHRHLRWRLPDYDPEQHLGGYVYCFLRGMPGAVIASPENAVGPGRIVEPVPLNRIAALDRALGEVPE